The Budorcas taxicolor isolate Tak-1 chromosome 25, Takin1.1, whole genome shotgun sequence genome includes a region encoding these proteins:
- the MED17 gene encoding mediator of RNA polymerase II transcription subunit 17 — MSGVRAVRISIESACEKQVQEVGLDGTETYLQPLSMSQNLARLAQRIDFSQGSGSEEEEAAGAEGDAQDWAGAGSSAEQDDEEGLVKFQPSLWPWDSVRNNLRSALTEMCVLYDVLSIVRDKKFMTLDPVSQDALPPKQNPQTLQLISKKKSLAGAAQILLKGAERLTKSVTENQENKLQRDFNSELLRLRQHWKLRKVGDKILGDLSYRSAGSLFPHHGTFEVIKNTDIDLDKKIPEDYCPLDVQIPSDLEGSAYIRVSIQKQAPDIGDLGTVNLFKRPLPKSKPGSPHWQTKLEAAQNVLLCKEIFAQLSREAVQIKSQIPHIVVKNQIISQPFPSLQLSISLCHSSNDKKSPKSATEKQSPEDHLYVLEHNLHLLIREFHKQTLSSIMMPHPASAPFGHKRMRLSGPQAFDKNEINSIQSSEGLLEKIIKQAKHIFLRSRTAATIDSLASRIEDPQIQAHWSNINDVYESSVKVLITSQGYEQICKSIQLQLNIGVEQIRVVHRDGRVITLSHEGQELQDFLLSQMSQHQVHAVQQLAKVMGWQVLSFSNHVGLGPVESIGNASAITVASPNGDYAISVRNGPESGSKIMVQFPRNQCKDLPKSDVLQDSKWNHLRGPFREVQWNKMEGRNFVYKMELLMSALSPCLL, encoded by the exons ATGTCTGGGGTGCGCGCTGTGCGGATCAGCATCGAGTCGGCCTGCGAGAAGCAGGTCCAGGAGGTGGGCCTGGATGGCACCGAGACGTACCTGCAGCCTCTGTCCATGTCTCAGAACCTGGCGCGCCTGGCCCAGCGGATCGACTTCAGCCAGGGCTCCGGctccgaggaggaggaggcagcgggCGCCGAGGGCGACGCGCAGGATTGGGCGGGCGCGGGGTCCAGTGCTGAGCAGGACGACGAGGAAG gATTGGTGAAATTTCAACCCTCCCTTTGGCCTTGGGATTCAGTGAGGAACAATTTGAGAAGTGCCCTGACAGAGATGTGTGTTCTCTATGATGTTCTCAGTATTGTTAGGGATAAAAAATTTATGACTCTTGATCCTGTCTCTCAGGATGCACTTCCTCCAAAACAG AATCCTCAGACGTTGCAGTTAATATCTAAGAAGAAGTCACTTGCTGGAGCAGCACAGATCCTACTGAAGGGGGCAGAGAGACTGACAAAATCAGTCActgaaaaccaagaaaataagctacaaagagaCTTCAACTCTGAGCTTTTGAGATTGAGGCAACACTGGAAGCTTAGAAAAGTTGGAGATAAAATTCTTGGAGATCTGAGCTACAGAAGTGCAG ggtctctgtttccccatcatgGTACATTTGAAGTAATAAAGAATACAGATATTGATCTAGACAAGAAGATACCTGAAGATTACTGTCCCCTTGATGTCCAGATTCCTAGTGATTTAGAAGGGTCTGCATATATCAGG GTTTCAATTCAAAAACAGGCTCCAGACATAGGTGACCTCGGCACAGTTAACCTCTTCAAACGACCTTTGCCTAAATCCAAACCAG GTTCCCCACATTGGCAGACAAAATTAGAAGCAGCACAAAATGTTCTCTTATGTAAAGAAATTTTTGCACAGCTCTCCCGGGAAGCTGTTCAAATTAAATCACAGATCCCTCACATTGTGGTGAAAAATCAGATTATCTCTCAGCCCTTCCCAA gcTTGCAGTTATCTATTTCTTTGTGCCATTCTTCAAATGATAAGAAATCCCCAAAATCTGCTACCGAGAAGCAAAGTCCAGAGGACCATCTTTATGTTCTAGAGCATAATTTGCATCTACTGATTAGAGAG TTTCATAAACAGACATTGAGTTCCATTATGATGCCACATCCAGCAAGTGCACCTTTCGGCCACAAGAGAATGAGACTTTCTGGTCCTCAAGcttttgataaaaatgaaattaattcaaTACAGTCAAGTGAAGGGCttctggaaaaaataattaaacaagcAAAGCATATATTTCTGAGGAGTAG gacTGCTGCAACCATTGACAGCTTAGCAAGTCGCATTGAAGATCCTCAGATACAAGCTCATTGGTCAAATATTAATGATGTTTATGAATCTAGTGTGAAAGTCTTAATCACATCACAAGGCTATGAACAGATATGCAA GTCCATTCAGCTGCAGTTGAATATTGGAGTTGAGCAGATCCGGGTCGTGCACAGAGATGGGAGGGTGATCACACTGTCTCATGAGGGCCAGGAGCTTCAGGACTTCCTTCTGTCCCAG ATGTCACAGCATCAGGTGCACGCAGTTCAGCAGCTAGCCAAGGTTATGGGCTGGCAGGTCCTGAGCTTCAGTAATCACGTGGGACTGGGGCCTGTAGAGAGCATTGGCAATGCCTCTGCCATAACCGTGGCCTCCCCAAACGGTGACTATGCTATCTCAG TTCGTAATGGCCCTGAAAGTGGCAGCAAGATTATGGTTCAGTTTCCCCGTAACCAATGTAAAGACCTTCCAAAAAGTGATGTTTTACAAGATAGCAAGTGGAATCATCTTCGTGGGCCATTCAGAGAAGTTCAGTGGAATAAAATGGAAGGCCGAAACTTTGTTTATAAAATGGAGCTGCTTATGTCTGCACTTAGTCCTTgtctactgtga